The sequence below is a genomic window from Uranotaenia lowii strain MFRU-FL chromosome 2, ASM2978415v1, whole genome shotgun sequence.
AGTAATTCAAAAGCTgtttacaaaacaaaagccctgctcacatttttaccaactattcaatttcttctacccaaaacgctctagctttgatctttccacctataatactttcatgttctgtCTAAACATTCTACCTTGAACTTTcataactcgccgaaatgccaaaaattaaataagaaaatgcgtacttttgtagaaaagagaagtgcttactatgccccgggtgctcgttatgcccttatcatTTGCTAAATCATGATTGTGTTTCGAAACTTCATCAGTGATTTAACCGAAACTCTTAAAgtatttcagtaaaaaaacatttaaaaaaattacctcatACGACCTCAATTTTctatttgacatttctcaccGGTGTCCtcggagacatctggtggcttaacaaaaaagcataaaattgactcaaaatGGTCGTTGGAACTTAACACACGTTTCAAGACtaagcttgtacatctgttcatctgtggtaAAACAGTCTGAAATAGAAAGTAGTGTAAAAAATCCATTAACAAAAAAGGTCGTAACATAgatattttaattaataaagaaaatcgcgtgaaagtctctctaatagagacaaaaaaaaagattaattgtTTCTTGGACCTGCCacattcaaacaaataaaaaagatttatttttccttcagAGCCCTAAGCAAGATTTTAACTCTTTTAACCATGCCCTACACTTGCTGGATTATTCTCTATGATTTATTCTCTATGATAATGAAGAATGTAGTTTTGAGCTACGTGAAGAAAGTTACAATTTAATTATTCAACAATACATTGTTGGTCCatgggaaaaaaaactataaaatcgattttctttcacataactttttttcgaagttttgttCTGTTTAGCACATTTTTAATGACAATTATGAGACAAATTagataaatttttatgagaaaacaattgagaaactggaacaaaaatttgcatgcagctctgtgaaattataggtacacagatattttaatcttgaacCTGATGTTTAGTTCTGTAACGTAATTTCGTTGTTTTGTATCGAACTTACTCGTTCTTATTTCAAATCTACGTTGTTTCatgatttgtaaaaatgtgaattacgaGCTCACCGCTCTTTTAAGTTTTGGAAGCTGTTCACAGCCTCAAAGGGGCgatagggaccactttgaaaaccacggATTTATTCAGCAACGTTGCATATTTTTTCTTGTATTCTTTCAAGTTATTCAAGGTTTTAACAGAcgaataatttttgtataaatattttttcggaATTGAAAAGTGGAGGTTTTTTCAAGGCCGactatttgtatttttattgagttaaataaatttttaggtGCGTTAATCTGGATATTTTCGATTAGATTTTTATCAGCCTCggatttttaacaaagttttctATTTCACTTTGCGACCAGCTCTatccaaaaatatcaaaacaaacaaaaaaaggacATAAAAATAGGCAACAATTGTGCCATCTCCTAAAAacatgttgataatttttttttcaaattctggtAATTTCAAATGATGTATTTCCGTTTTCTTTTGGTGGGAATCAATCTTCCTTAGGGGTGAATGttctgaaaaacaaacaaacaattgtCTTATATTCTTCTTCGGCATTTCGTGAGATCAGTGGAAGAATATTCGGCCGATAATTGTGACAATTGTTAGATATATATGAAGTGATTAAAAACAAAGAGGCGTAAGTGCAAAAAAGCTGATgtaaatttaaggtttttgaataattattttaggATCCAACGAAAACTATCACATTTCTAAAATACATGAAAAACGTGCATAACTAAAACTTCTCTGTGCTTAAACTTTAAagcgcgtttttttttcaaaagttttgatgCACTTATAACTCTTACCGAATTATTGGCTTtggataattgaaaaaaaaatccgtacaAAGATCTACTTGGCGATGGCTTTAATACACGACCCTTGGTTCGTTACAAAATGTTTTGGATGCGGCCTAACTTTTTGGCACGAGATTCGACCACCGTTTTTTTAAAGCTGGGCGTCTTTCTTCCTTTGTAAACGTTCATCGTTTCGGATTGCGTTTGAAGTAATCCGTTTAAAGCAGtttcaaaacctcaaaaatgaaacaaaatatgttCAGTATCCATCTATCCAGCAATCATTAGGTGGGGATACTCGTTGGATACTCGTAGATTCATCTACGTTTGCAAAAATTCGGGGgtttttcaaagtcaaaatcCATTTGGCCCGCGGGTCATAAGGTTTTCGAATCTCAAAAATCcctgcaaacatttttgtaacttcAATGTTATAAAGAGCTCACAGGCGTATCCGTAATGCGAgattttcagaaataaattcaatttctgCGGTccgcttttttcaaaatacggcCATTTGGCTAAAAATCTTGACCATCCAGACGGTATATTTTCGTTATGGAAAGAATGTCAACTTtgttaaaaactaatatttcaaTTCCAACGCATCCCAACAATAACAACACATTTATTAAAGATGCCTTTTCAAAGTGGAATCTTTCCATAACCGGTGGAAGTAGGtaaacatagttttttttgcacAGTTTTGTGTCCAATAATAGTGTTTCCCTGGCACAGGAATTAGTTTTGTTTGTAAACTGATTTAGTcttaggggctgttcactaactacgtaagcacataggggggggtgggggggtttcacatttgcttacgatctcttactaggggggtagggggggtttccaaaaatcttacgtaagaaatattacattaaaaattcatcacagccacagccatacgaaaccatataactcaggttttttttactcactacctatttgttggttaatttttatattatgttatttatcttttaatgtctttgaattaataaaaaaaatactgaggtTCTATAAAACTTGTAGAGAacaaattcaaaccaacatgtcatcaaaaacactaaatcacatggttaaaaaagatcgtcgcttttcgctttccatcataacaatctttttaattgcaaaatttatagaaacaacaaggaaaatggcgcgttgtgacaaCACGATttgaattcatcatttttagaaaatgacttcatccagataaggcgctttaaataatcaatttcttgacagttttttcaatgatagacaccaccaactctaaattttacaaaagatttaccaaaaaaacctaaaactttatcgcttaccgctgaatgagtctgagcttttaggttagttgacaaTGTGATTATCTTCAAACATTTTTGCcccaattctagtagtatagaatgatatactttttaaaagatttttatgattttcaggtacaaaaacataacaaattttTGTATGGTACCTTCAGCTAACTTgatctttctttttgaaatcggaatttagattttatattgtttattcgattggggaaatttattgaaaattattgttaccccaaacatgtcttgaataatgttttctttaatcgtttatgacatttcatctattgttttgtatagattgtgcttttcaaatacagttgttttaatttttctttaaaagtgctttgctttgaagtATGTATGTcacgtttttaatattttcaagctatttttgaaaaaaaaacgggtcaatttctcaaagaataaaaaacgtaagatcttactagggggggagggggggttttgaaaaatcttactttgtcttaccagggggggagggagggttgaaaatttccaaaatcgtgcttacgtaattagtgaacggccccttagagATAAGCATATTTTCCGCAGCTTCCGCGGGCTGATGTTCACGTGATAAAATGGTGGTCATCCTGGACTATGATATCACTGCTCTAAAGCTGTGGAGCGTCAAACGATGACGTTGTTTGGAAATATTTTGCTACAATCACATAGACTTGTATCAGATGTTATTATTGAcgttaaaaattatattatgtGCCGGCGAAGGATTCCAACTGAAAACAACCTCTAGCGGGTGAAAGGTGGCATTTCTTGGTTGATAGTGGgtactgtttttgtttgtgtttcatGACCATGAAGACGAATTTGTTGTCGAATGTTATGTTTGATAGGTCACTGGGCCAATGTTAAATTATACACCGTTGGAAGAACGATAGATAAGCTTTTAGTAGCGTTTCGTTACAGTTTAATCGATGAATCGGCAACTGAATTGTGACGTTTTTGTCGATCCTAattaaaatgttacaaattttgtaacatttgttctaaatatattttgtgtattttttcaataactccTCTTCAGAAAGGTCTGAAAAGCAAGCTATAAATCATTTTTACAACCTTTTAACGTATTTTCTTTCTCAAATACGCTTCAgagatgttttttaaaaacagctttgtttttgtttttgaaccCTCTACAGTTAGAATAACTTGGGTTAGCTATTTCTTCGTTATAGCTACTTGAAGTAAGATCAGACACACACGGTTCATATTATGTCTACAGAGTACATATATAGAACAGGGTACTCAAATAAGTATAGTGATTAAAACCTGttgttattaaattttcattttgaggTGCCACTTGCATGTTTGCATGTGTGTCCCTGGCATATCTCCGCCTGATGATTTTGACTCCGTTGAATAAAAGTTCGTTTCATTCCAGCGCCGGTGGTCTGGTAACGGCCGTGGCTCCAGTTGTCATCAAAGGCAAAGGCCTCTGGGTCGGTTGGTCGGGATTAACGCTGACCGATGAGGAGGAAAATGCCATTCCAGAGTCCGACCCATCTGACATGACCCCAACGGCTGGGCTGAAGTCTGAGCAGGTCGTTTCGGTGAATGTGGAGCCGAAATTGTTCGACGATTACTACAACGGGTGCTGCAATGGAACATTCTGGCCCTTGTTCCATTCGATGCCGGGAAGAGCCTCATTTTGCGCTAGTAACTGGCGAGCATACTATGCGGTGAATAAGGAGTTCGCAGCCAAAACTATCCATGCCCTGGAGAGATGtataaagcaaaacaaaaatcccgGTATTCCAATTGTTTGGATTCATGACTACCATCTAATGCTGGCCGCAAACTGGGTTCGGGAAGCTGCCGACGAACGAAATTTGCCCTGTCACATAGCATTTTTCCTGCACATACCATTCCCGCCATGGGATATTTTCCGTTTATTCCCGTGGTCAGATGAAATCCTACAGGGGATGTTGGCTTGTGACATGGTAGGATTCCACATTCGAGActattgtgtaaattttgtagacTGCTGCCAGAGAAATCTCGGATGTCGTTCGGATCGTAAGAACTTGCTAGTCGAACATGGAGGGCGTTCGGTGCGTGTTAGACCACTTCCGATCGGAATTCCGTTCGACCGTTTTGTAGACTTGGCGAAAAAAGCCAAGCGCGTgattaaaacaaatcagaaaATTATCCTCGGTGTAGATCGACTGGATTACACCAAAGGACTGGTTAATCGTCTCAAGGCATTCGAAGTTCTTCTGGAGAAACATCCGGAGCATAGAGAGAATGTAAGCATGCTTCAGATCTCCGTGCCTTCACGAACTGATGTGAAGGAGTATCAAGAACTCAAAGAGGAAATGGATCAGTTAGTGGGGCGCATCAACGGTAGGTTTACCACCGCCAATTGGTCTCCAATACGCTACATCTTCGGCTGTGTTGGTCAGGAAGAGCTGGCTGCTTTCTATAGGGAAGCATCCGTATGTCTAGTTACTCCCCTGCGAGATGGAATGAATCTAGTCGCGAAGGAATTCGTTGCTTGCCAAATTAACGAACCGGCTGGTGTTCTGATCGTATCCCCCTTTGCTGGAGCCGGAGAAACGATGCACGAAGCACTGCTCTGCAATCCGTACGAAATCGAGTCCGCTGCCGAGGTCATACACCGGGCCCTGACCATGCCGGAAGATGAGCGATCACTGCGGATGGCTCGCATGCGGCGACGTGAAATGCAACAGGATGTTAACAGCTGGATGAGACAGTTCCTGAAGGCGATGGACTCGCTGGAGGAGGACGAAATCGGTACCACAACGATGCAACCGGTGGCAGTGGACGATTTCGACGAGTACCTGCTGAAGTAAGTATGATGAACACTATTTTACATACAGTGAGTTATAATCAGTGACACGGATCGGGACAGCGGAGTCCCGACGTTCCCTCAATTTTTACGGTCTAACAATTTGTGTTTATTCCAACACTAGCCCGATCCGCTATAAACTTTCAAGGTCTCCCGATCCGCCCAAAAATTTTTCCCCAGCGGTCTCTCGATCCGCCTAAACTATTTACcaagcggtctcccgatccacTGTAATCATTTTCCACAGCGGTCTCTCGATCTGCTCAAACATTTTCCACAGCGGTCTCCTGATCCGTTTTAGTTATTTACGAAACGGTATCCCGTTCCGCTGTAATCATTTTCCACAGCGGTCTCTCGATCTGCTCAAACATTTTCCACAGCGGTCTTGCGATCCCCTCAAATACTTTTCtttagcggtctcccgatccgcctAAACTATTTACCTAGCGATCTCCCGATCCGCTGTAATAATTTTCTACAGCGTTCTCCTGATCCGCTCTAACATTTTCCACAGCGAACGCTCGATTCGctcaaacacttttcttcagcggtctcccgatccgcgtAAACAGTTTACCAAGCGGTCTTCCGATCCGCTGTAACATTTCTCACAGCGGTCTCCTGAGCCGCTCCACAGATGATAAAAGACTGAAAACCAATTTTGTTCTAGTTTTCTGCCGATTTCTGTATCTAGTCATTGAGGAAGCCTTTTGGAATATGGAGGGCCGTAGAGAACGAACTAGCTTCGTTAACAGTTGGAACAAGaaagagaattttatttaaaaacttcacATGGGTTACTATGATTATTTGCTACTATTAAACGCCTGCTGCgttcaacactcctcctcaaatTATTTCGGAAGTACACCCATCTTAGCACGTAACTTCTCAAGGCGTACTCGCTGAAGCGGCTTCGTCAGGACATCTGCAACCATTTCCTCGGTCGGGCAATATTGAAGTTGAATAACACCCTTCTGCTTCAAGTCGCGAACGAAGAAGTACGTCTCAATATGCTTACTTCGTCGCTCGATCCGGTCACTGTCAACCATCTTGATGCAGCTCTGGTTATCCTCGAACACCTTGGCGGACCTGGACTCGTCTCCACTGTTTTCGCTAATCAGCCGGCGCACCCAAAGCAATTCTTGGCACCATTCAGCGAGTGCAACGAATTCGGCTTCAGTTGAGCTGAGGGACACGCACGCTTCCTTTCTGGATCCCCGGGATAGGATGCCTACTCTGAAAAATACTGCATAGTAAGAATAAGATTTTCGGTCCCAAGCATCACCGGCCCAGTCCGCATCCACTTGCATCGCCAACTCGCCTTCTTAGTTTCAGCTTGAAGTCGGATGTTGCATTCAGGTATCGCAGCATACGCTTTACCTCATTCTAAACCAGTTGGGTTGGGTATCTGGATTTTTGAGCTAGGATGGATATGCTGACAGCCAGGTCCGGCCTGGTATGAACAGCTACGTAAAGCAGACCTCCGACAATGGCTGAGATATTGCTAGTTGTTTGGCAGCTGTTCTTTAACCTCTTTCTGCTGTAGGTAGCTCGTATCGAGAGGAATCTTGCTGGCCCCGAGACCAACAAGGTACGGAACGTTACCTGTTTGGCGACAGGTGCGAAGACTTCGTCGAAATCCACGCTAATCTTTTGGGAGAATCTTTGTGCCACCAACTTGGCTTTGTGGCGCACGACCTCACCATTTCCATCTAGCTTCTTCTTGAAAAGCCATTTGCATCCAACAACTTTGCGATTCGCAGGAAGTTCGACCAAATTCCACGGTCCGTTCTCGATGAGCCATCGATACTTTTCATCCATGCTTCCTGCTAAACGTGACAGTATGTCCGCGCTTCAACATTTGCCTTACCGAAATCAGGTATGTAGATATCTCCGGAATGATTTGCACGTCGTTGACCTCGATTGGCTCGTCGTCTTGACTACACTCGGGTAACAGCTTCAATTTTCCTTTGGCCACTACCTGCATGGCACCTTTGTTGGCTGCAACGACGGTACCGCTGGTTTTCTGCACGTTTTCTAATTTCGATACAGAATTGGTGAAATGATTCAAAGCACCGGAGTCGAAATACCAGCTCGAGGTTGCCTTCCTTAGTGCTATTTCGGTggtggttttgaaaattgttactCCCTGCATACGCTGTTGGCTCGGGCGCTCTAACTTTCTGCAGTAGCTTCGTCTTGATGACATCGCGCGTTGTTTTCGAGTACCATCACCATTGGGCTGTACGATTCCGGCCAACAGAAGAGTTCCGACGCATTCTTTGCTCATGTCGAAACCGATTCCACGTAGTTGGTGTGCTGTGGTTACTATGGTGTTGACATACGTTTCCATGGAGTCGCTTGTTGCTAGGGACgttgaaattaattttcgcAGCAAGCCAACTTATCGTGTCAGCCATGCTGCTCCCAATTTCGACCACGTTTTCTGCGCAGTTCTCGCTCCCCTCACATGGACATAATTCGTAGGGCCAAGAAGGAGAATTATTTTGCCACGCGCTTTTCGGTCCTTCACCGGGTTTACGACCGGCATGGTTCCACCCTCGTTCCGTGTCGGCTTCACCACGTCCCACAAATCTTCCAGTTAGAGAAAAGTCTGGACTGCGAATTGCCACGTGGACCAATTTTCACGGCTCATGAGCCGTTCTATCGATGGCAAATTCACTAAAGACTTTTCCTTGTTGCAACAGGACAGGTCATCGCCCTGACCGGTAGACATATTCGAAAACTCGCGacgtttgttttttgtttttttttctgggatttgaaAAAACTCACAACGGCACTTTTGAAAACCCGAAGTAAAAAGGAACTtttactttttaactttttgactcTGGCCCATAACCTTTTGGAATATGGAGAGCCGCAAAGGACGAACTAGCTTCGTTAACAGGTGGAACAAGaaagagaattttattttaaatcttaacatgggttaatttgattatttgctACTATTAAACGCCTGCTGTGTTCaacaaatgcttttaaattaagACAGTGTTTTAAAATCAGTGTTTTAAAGTTGAAACTCGATTAAATACCTCTTATTAACAACCTTCCCCCAGCTACGTCGGCTACAACCACAAACTGGCCCTGCTGCTGGACTACGATGGTACCTTGGCCCCGATTGCGCCTCATCCGGACCTGGCAACACTGccaccggaaacgaaaaacgtGCTGCAGCGGCTGTCCAATCACTCGGACGTGTACATTGCAGTAATTTCGGGTCGCAACGTGGAAAACGTCAAAAAGATGGTCGGAATCGAAGGAATAACCTACGCCGGCAATCACGGGCTGGAAATTCTGCACCCCGACGGTAGCAAGTTTATCCATCCAATGCCGATGGAATACGAGGGCAAAGTGACCGAGCTGTTGAAGGCGCTCCAGGAAGAGGTTTGTTGATGCTTTATTTTTGAAGGCAAAGTAtaaatatatttgttaaaaaaggtTTGTCACGATGGCGCATGGGTTGAGAATAAGGGAGCGTTGCTAACGTTCCACTACCGAGAAACACCGACCGAGATGCGAGGTGAGCTGGTGGAGAAGGCACGACATCTGATCAATCACCATGGTTTCCGGACGGCCGAAGCTCACTGTGCCGTTGAGGCAAAGCCCCCGGTTCAGTGGAACAAAGGTCGGGCCTCGATCTATATCCTGCGTACAGCGTTCGGCGTTGATTGGAGCGAACGTATCAAGATCATCTACGCTGGTGACGACGTTACTGATGAGGACGCAATGATGGTAATATTAAGAGGATTATTTTCTTTCCCAAAATTGTTACTTATCAGAAAAAATTCCGATCTCTAGGCCCTCAAGGGAATGGCAGCGACGTTCCGGGTTACCAGCTCGCAAATCGTACGAACATCGGCCGAGCGACGTCTCCCATCAACGGATTCGGTGCTGACCATGCTGAAGTGGGTCGAACGCCACTTTATGCGCCGCAAGCCTCGCTCCAACAGCCTGACCTACAAGAACCGCAAGAAGGACGGCGTCAAGATGCAGCTGGCATTCGATTTGGTACCGAATACAAGTCCCGCCAACAGTGCTGCCAACAGTTCCGACGAGCGAGATTAACACGTTCTACATTTGGTGCAGGAAACGTGCAACTGAGTCTgtgtttttgttattgttagTAGTGATGTTTGTGCAATGTCCTATTTTAAATGcaatacccttccatgctagtgaaatctgattttgctGATGGTGTTATAGTGTTTCTAAATGTTACATTTAGTGAGCAATTAtagttgatattttaaaaattttatgaataaagtttatcATAAGTGTTACCAAATGTGATTGAGTCGAACAGAAAGTCCTGGCTGTCATCCAAATAAcataaaacgataaatattaCAAGCAAACAAAAGTTGCGCAGCgctttattttttatatcaGAGCTTACCCGACAATAAAAATGGAATATGACTATCATTTTTTCTGATGCTATTCTAGCAATCAAAATCCATAAACAAATAGGAAAATGTATTACCAGTTCATTCATTTTACTATACCTAATTATATACACAGTCACAGTCACATCATTAACGTACCTAGTCGAAGAGATAATTAACTTAAAACGGATTTCGCGGTCTTTGATTTTccttcaaaaaaattgtgatcCTAATCTGCAGACAACCTGCCGATGATGTTTTGTTCTTCGAACTTTTGTTCACTTACACATTACTGTGCGACACCACGAGCCAGGATATTATGAAGTAGAACAAAAATATCGGATAAACGGCCAACGCTTTCCGGTTCGAGGGCTGACTGTCGCCGAGGAAAATGATGGATGCTGCAATGGGACATAATTCCAAAGTGGTTTTTAGGGCAAAATAAAAGCTATGGCGAGATTTAGTTTAATAATGGGGGTGGTAACTTCCCGGAAAAAAAGCTTTTAGTTATAACATTTCAATGATTGatattaaagaaattaaaaacattcatcacttttatacaaaaaaaataataatttttttcgcaaataaaattaaaaaaaaacttatttgtaacggaaatttagaaattcgaattacataaaaaatcatcgaaattgtaaaattacattcttCCTTTATTATATTTTGGAAGTTCCGAACTTGAAAATTCCGAAAATAATCGTAATATTTAATTACATAGAAAACAGCATTCTTTGTGCCGATGTTTTAATGAATGATataagaaaatgttgaaaacaaaaaatcacataaTTGCGTACTTGTA
It includes:
- the LOC129744253 gene encoding uncharacterized protein LOC129744253 isoform X1 encodes the protein MSTVFKAKQLEEAKRMCEITITCPQEAQTKSSLIVVSNRLPFVLKRDPRSGQLSRHASSFHSSAGGLVTAVAPVVIKGKGLWVGWSGLTLTDEEENAIPESDPSDMTPTAGLKSEQVVSVNVEPKLFDDYYNGCCNGTFWPLFHSMPGRASFCASNWRAYYAVNKEFAAKTIHALERCIKQNKNPGIPIVWIHDYHLMLAANWVREAADERNLPCHIAFFLHIPFPPWDIFRLFPWSDEILQGMLACDMVGFHIRDYCVNFVDCCQRNLGCRSDRKNLLVEHGGRSVRVRPLPIGIPFDRFVDLAKKAKRVIKTNQKIILGVDRLDYTKGLVNRLKAFEVLLEKHPEHRENVSMLQISVPSRTDVKEYQELKEEMDQLVGRINGRFTTANWSPIRYIFGCVGQEELAAFYREASVCLVTPLRDGMNLVAKEFVACQINEPAGVLIVSPFAGAGETMHEALLCNPYEIESAAEVIHRALTMPEDERSLRMARMRRREMQQDVNSWMRQFLKAMDSLEEDEIGTTTMQPVAVDDFDEYLLNYVGYNHKLALLLDYDGTLAPIAPHPDLATLPPETKNVLQRLSNHSDVYIAVISGRNVENVKKMVGIEGITYAGNHGLEILHPDGSKFIHPMPMEYEGKVTELLKALQEEVCHDGAWVENKGALLTFHYRETPTEMRGELVEKARHLINHHGFRTAEAHCAVEAKPPVQWNKGRASIYILRTAFGVDWSERIKIIYAGDDVTDEDAMMALKGMAATFRVTSSQIVRTSAERRLPSTDSVLTMLKWVERHFMRRKPRSNSLTYKNRKKDGVKMQLAFDLVPNTSPANSAANSSDERD
- the LOC129744253 gene encoding uncharacterized protein LOC129744253 isoform X2; amino-acid sequence: MSTVFKAKQLEEAKRMCEITITCPQEAQTKSSLIVVSNRLPFVLKRDPRSGQLSRHASAGGLVTAVAPVVIKGKGLWVGWSGLTLTDEEENAIPESDPSDMTPTAGLKSEQVVSVNVEPKLFDDYYNGCCNGTFWPLFHSMPGRASFCASNWRAYYAVNKEFAAKTIHALERCIKQNKNPGIPIVWIHDYHLMLAANWVREAADERNLPCHIAFFLHIPFPPWDIFRLFPWSDEILQGMLACDMVGFHIRDYCVNFVDCCQRNLGCRSDRKNLLVEHGGRSVRVRPLPIGIPFDRFVDLAKKAKRVIKTNQKIILGVDRLDYTKGLVNRLKAFEVLLEKHPEHRENVSMLQISVPSRTDVKEYQELKEEMDQLVGRINGRFTTANWSPIRYIFGCVGQEELAAFYREASVCLVTPLRDGMNLVAKEFVACQINEPAGVLIVSPFAGAGETMHEALLCNPYEIESAAEVIHRALTMPEDERSLRMARMRRREMQQDVNSWMRQFLKAMDSLEEDEIGTTTMQPVAVDDFDEYLLNYVGYNHKLALLLDYDGTLAPIAPHPDLATLPPETKNVLQRLSNHSDVYIAVISGRNVENVKKMVGIEGITYAGNHGLEILHPDGSKFIHPMPMEYEGKVTELLKALQEEVCHDGAWVENKGALLTFHYRETPTEMRGELVEKARHLINHHGFRTAEAHCAVEAKPPVQWNKGRASIYILRTAFGVDWSERIKIIYAGDDVTDEDAMMALKGMAATFRVTSSQIVRTSAERRLPSTDSVLTMLKWVERHFMRRKPRSNSLTYKNRKKDGVKMQLAFDLVPNTSPANSAANSSDERD